TTATCCCAATCAACGCCAATCCCCTTCTCCGGTATCCAAACCATCGCCGTCGCCGGTATCGTCGCTTCCGCCGGGAAAGTTCCACCGGATATCGCGGGATTCCGGCGAGGTTGTGCAGGAGTCGTGGGCTTACCGACCGCCGAGGAAGGTGGCGAGGATCGCTGCTCCTCCAGAGGCCAACGTGAGCGGCAGCCCTCTCGCTTTGGTCAGGACCGTGGAGAGGACACCGCCAGCGAAGGCCTATGCGTCGCCGGAGTCTTATCTGTCGCCGGGGATTGGAAAATTGACAGGGCAAGAGGTGAGCGGGAGCTGCACGGAGTTGTCGCCACAGTGTTTTGGCGGCGGCGGAAGGAGGAGCGAGAAGGTAGATGAGGAGAAGGAGAATGGCATGTGGCATGGCTTGTCTGGAAGGTTTCCTTCGGTTTCTTTGTTCAAGGAGTACCAAAATGCAGCTATGGCGGTAATTATCTATTTCATTTGTCTCTATGATCGGTTCTAGGTTGTgctttttacttctttttttctGTTTAAGCTGAATTTGAATAATGAGCGGTAGAATAAATGATATGGTTTTGTGACTTGATTTTGAAGTTGCTGTTTGATTTACGAGAGAGAATAGAAGGGATACCAAGGAGCATAGAATTTGCATGGAAAAGGAGGTTTTACGAGCATCATTGTTAGTAGAGTAATTTTTTTGATAGAGTGTTAGTATAGTTGTGTTGCATAATTGAACAAgaattatattttcttatttattacatgatccaaaaatatgatttatcATCTCAGATTATCTGTTTTTTGTAGGATTGAACACTTAACAATCTGTAAAATGCAAAAGTATAACTGGCAATTTGATCGTAATCTTTTCCATATAAGTTCACTGCTTAAGTGCCATTGTTCGACCAGTTTCTGTCGATTTAGCATTTTGTGCTTCATATCATGTTCTTGAACAAGATAACATAACTAACCACTTTCTATTCTTAACATCTGTCATgcttcttataatttttttcgacAAAAACAACACACATTAAACCACTGATTAGCCCTTGAATGGAAAGCTACTACAATGGACATTTTTGTAAGGACTGTAGTGTGTACAAATTATAagttgttttcttcatgttagTCTCTTCAGGTATTTGCTTGTGAGGCTTACTTGCTTATTCTGTATCACATTAGAATATCCAACAGATAAGTTTCTCCAGTGCTTTTGTCCTTTACCTGTCATCAATATTGAAACTTAAAGCGTCTGATTCCTTTTTTTCCCTACTTTTTACACCTCTTTTTTTATCCTAATACTTGGACAAATTATTGCTGCATTGCATCTTTTTTTCATTTGACAATGCTAACTTCTGAGGAACATATTTTTCTTGAATATGATAACTTAACGGCTTGCTTGTCCAGACTCGAGATAAATTCAACgcctttaattttttgtattttttaacctttataaaatataaaatactacTTGCATTATGAGTAGATACTCCTGGTTTGGATTATTGTATTTGAGTCAGTTTGACATGTTTTTGCCCCTGGTTTTGCATATAACAACCCAATTATATTTCCACAGGACTTTATGCAAGTGTCAGAAGATATAAGAGTTCCTGTGGCGTAATTAGTTTCCTTTGATTAGGATGTACCTAATAAATAAATCCTTTGTTGTTCTGTCAATGTCAATGACAGATTTTGGAGAAAACTGATTACACTTTGATTTCAGGAAAGTCTTTCATTAAAAAAACAGGTAAACAAAGTTACTGTTGTCTTTCCTGGGAAAACGATACAGTAGTCGTAACATTGATGAGTTTTTTACAGGTTGGAGAAAGATATCTTGCTACTTTAATATTTCTTATGAAATCAGAGATAAGAACATTGAGTTTGATGAGAATCGCAATGTTCAGCGTGCTGAGTTTGTTGTTCGTGCATACATGCAGTATGTTCTTGTTTGGTAGTTTCAACTAATTTTCTTCCAAATGATTTCTATTTTTGCCTCAACTATTGCAATTGGctttgctaatttttttttcttttgcatttcATCAGGGGTGGCAGATTCTCAGATGGCTGGGGCTCTTGTGAGCGATGTGAAAAGAGATTTCAGAAACCAAATCATGATATTCCAAGCACAGCTGAGACCAGAGCCAAAAACAAAGCTTGTCAGGTACGTCATTTTTGGTGTGTActttgtctattttattttgtttttggtacATTGGGAGCAATGAGGTTTGGATCTAAGATTTCTT
The genomic region above belongs to Arachis duranensis cultivar V14167 chromosome 3, aradu.V14167.gnm2.J7QH, whole genome shotgun sequence and contains:
- the LOC107478037 gene encoding uncharacterized protein LOC107478037 isoform X7, translating into MPYPVIVDDNDIDDAALWAVIDSAAASHSSSKSKTLPTITYPNQRQSPSPVSKPSPSPVSSLPPGKFHRISRDSGEVVQESWAYRPPRKVARIAAPPEANVSGSPLALVRTVERTPPAKAYASPESYLSPGIGKLTGQEVSGSCTELSPQCFGGGGRRSEKVDEEKENGMWHGLSGRFPSVSLFKEYQNAAMAILEKTDYTLISGKSFIKKTGWRKISCYFNISYEIRDKNIEFDENRNVQRAEFVVRAYMQGGRFSDGWGSCERCEKRFQKPNHDIPSTAETRAKNKACQDLLGIGEYRPGATSQVH
- the LOC107478037 gene encoding uncharacterized protein LOC107478037 isoform X8 — protein: MPYPVIVDDNDIDDAALWAVIDSAAASHSSSKSKTLPTITYPNQRQSPSPVSKPSPSPVSSLPPGKFHRISRDSGEVVQESWAYRPPRKVARIAAPPEANVSGSPLALVRTVERTPPAKAYASPESYLSPGIGKLTGQEVSGSCTELSPQCFGGGGRRSEKVDEEKENGMWHGLSGRFPSVSLFKEYQNAAMAILEKTDYTLISGKSFIKKTGVADSQMAGALVSDVKRDFRNQIMIFQAQLRPEPKTKLVRYVIFGVYFVYFILFLVHWEQ
- the LOC107478037 gene encoding uncharacterized protein LOC107478037 isoform X1 translates to MPYPVIVDDNDIDDAALWAVIDSAAASHSSSKSKTLPTITYPNQRQSPSPVSKPSPSPVSSLPPGKFHRISRDSGEVVQESWAYRPPRKVARIAAPPEANVSGSPLALVRTVERTPPAKAYASPESYLSPGIGKLTGQEVSGSCTELSPQCFGGGGRRSEKVDEEKENGMWHGLSGRFPSVSLFKEYQNAAMAILEKTDYTLISGKSFIKKTGVADSQMAGALVSDVKRDFRNQIMIFQAQLRPEPKTKLVRIC
- the LOC107478037 gene encoding uncharacterized protein LOC107478037 isoform X4, with product MPYPVIVDDNDIDDAALWAVIDSAAASHSSSKSKTLPTITYPNQRQSPSPVSKPSPSPVSSLPPGKFHRISRDSGEVVQESWAYRPPRKVARIAAPPEANVSGSPLALVRTVERTPPAKAYASPESYLSPGIGKLTGQEVSGSCTELSPQCFGGGGRRSEKVDEEKENGMWHGLSGRFPSVSLFKEYQNAAMAILEKTDYTLISGKSFIKKTGWRKISCYFNISYEIRDKNIEFDENRNVQRAEFVVRAYMQYVLVWGGRFSDGWGSCERCEKRFQKPNHDIPSTAETRAKNKACQLFQTNLDHKHLARCYFYRIC
- the LOC107478037 gene encoding uncharacterized protein LOC107478037 isoform X2 — its product is MPYPVIVDDNDIDDAALWAVIDSAAASHSSSKSKTLPTITYPNQRQSPSPVSKPSPSPVSSLPPGKFHRISRDSGEVVQESWAYRPPRKVARIAAPPEANVSGSPLALVRTVERTPPAKAYASPESYLSPGIGKLTGQEVSGSCTELSPQCFGGGGRRSEKVDEEKENGMWHGLSGRFPSVSLFKEYQNAAMAILEKTDYTLISGKSFIKKTGWRKISCYFNISYEIRDKNIEFDENRNVQRAEFVVRAYMQYVLVWGGRFSDGWGSCERCEKRFQKPNHDIPSTAETRAKNKACQVRHFWCVLCLFYFVFGTLGAMRFGSKISYKLLN
- the LOC107478037 gene encoding uncharacterized protein LOC107478037 isoform X5, which produces MPYPVIVDDNDIDDAALWAVIDSAAASHSSSKSKTLPTITYPNQRQSPSPVSKPSPSPVSSLPPGKFHRISRDSGEVVQESWAYRPPRKVARIAAPPEANVSGSPLALVRTVERTPPAKAYASPESYLSPGIGKLTGQEVSGSCTELSPQCFGGGGRRSEKVDEEKENGMWHGLSGRFPSVSLFKEYQNAAMAILEKTDYTLISGKSFIKKTGWRKISCYFNISYEIRDKNIEFDENRNVQRAEFVVRAYMQYVLVWGGRFSDGWGSCERCEKRFQKPNHDIPSTAETRAKNKACQDLLGIGEYRPGATSQVH
- the LOC107478037 gene encoding uncharacterized protein LOC107478037 isoform X6, which translates into the protein MPYPVIVDDNDIDDAALWAVIDSAAASHSSSKSKTLPTITYPNQRQSPSPVSKPSPSPVSSLPPGKFHRISRDSGEVVQESWAYRPPRKVARIAAPPEANVSGSPLALVRTVERTPPAKAYASPESYLSPGIGKLTGQEVSGSCTELSPQCFGGGGRRSEKVDEEKENGMWHGLSGRFPSVSLFKEYQNAAMAILEKTDYTLISGKSFIKKTGWRKISCYFNISYEIRDKNIEFDENRNVQRAEFVVRAYMQYVLVWGGRFSDGWGSCERCEKRFQKPNHDIPSTAETRAKNKACQTNLDHKHLARCYFYRIC
- the LOC107478037 gene encoding uncharacterized protein LOC107478037 isoform X3; amino-acid sequence: MPYPVIVDDNDIDDAALWAVIDSAAASHSSSKSKTLPTITYPNQRQSPSPVSKPSPSPVSSLPPGKFHRISRDSGEVVQESWAYRPPRKVARIAAPPEANVSGSPLALVRTVERTPPAKAYASPESYLSPGIGKLTGQEVSGSCTELSPQCFGGGGRRSEKVDEEKENGMWHGLSGRFPSVSLFKEYQNAAMAILEKTDYTLISGKSFIKKTGWRKISCYFNISYEIRDKNIEFDENRNVQRAEFVVRAYMQGGRFSDGWGSCERCEKRFQKPNHDIPSTAETRAKNKACQVRHFWCVLCLFYFVFGTLGAMRFGSKISYKLLN